Below is a genomic region from Mycobacteriales bacterium.
AGATTGCGAACGTCCAGCTTGGCCACGACGCAGAGCGTAGACCCAAGTGCTAACTATTGCAAGCGCCCTGCAAGCACTCGCCGTACGCGTCGTCGCTCAGACGTCCGGGAGCAGGTCCTCGACGTTCGCGGCACCCTCGCGATAGCGGCGGCCGAGCTCGGCGCTGCACGCATCCATCACCGCTTGCACCGAACGTCGCTTGCGCGACACGTCGCGCTCTTCCCGGTCGAGTACGTCGACCAGCCGGGCCAACGTGTCGTCGTCGTGCCGCGACGGGTCGGACAGCTCACTGTCGGAGACGAGTGCCTCGACGTACCGACGATGGGAGTCCAGCGCGGAGGGCTCCGCCGTCGCGTGCCGTCCGGAACCGCGCGGCGCGGTCCGGTCGTCGGCCAGGATCTCCGGCAGCGCGTCGATCAGCGAGCCCGCGGCGCCTTCCCCGCGCCGCCGCGCCTGCTCCGCCCGCAAGATGTCCAGGCGGCCCTGCAGCAGGCGGCGCAGGTAGGACAGATCGGTCTCCTCCTGCTCGGTCTCCGCGCGCATCGCACGGATCTCCTCGACCGGGCGCTTCGCCAGGCCGAGCAGGTACTCCGGAGCGAGCACCCGGTCGAGCCGGCGACCCGCAGCTGGGTAGGTCATCAGACGCCTCTCATACCCATGGCGCAGCGGTCATCTGGCTGCCCGCGGCCTCGGGGCTCGTCACAAGGACGAATACGCTCATGTTGTCACTCTTCGGCAGGTGTCCTAACCCGCGTGAGCGCGAGATTGGTCCGTATGGCTCAACAACCGGGTCGTGCGTGCCGAAGGGAATGAAGCGCGATGCCGGCTGCGGACAGTGAAGGAGGTCGCCGATGCTCAAGGGCGACCTCGCCACCACGGCCCTTGCGCCGGTTCTGCTCGACCTCGCCGCCTCCGGGGCGACCGGGAGCGTGATCCTGAACCGCCCGGACGGCGCCGAAGCGCAGCTGTTCCTGCGCGGCGGGCTGGTCTGCGGCTTCAACGCGCCCGACCAGCGGACCGATCTGGGTGCCAAGCTCGTCTCGTCGGGCGTTCTGGCGCCCGAAGCGCTCTCCGACGCGCTCGAGGCGCAACGCACGGACCTGTCGGCCTGGAATCTCGGCGAGCTGCTCGTGCACCTCGGCTACATCGACGAGGACGTCATCCAGGAGTTCGTGACCGAGCAGCTCCACGAGGCGCTGTGGGACTTCCTGCAGTGGTCGGAGGGCCGCTGGAAGTTCCGCAAGAACGCCAAGATCCGTGAGGACATTCGGCCCCCTCATGCCGTCGTCGAGCTGCTGGAGACGCTGCGCGAGCGCGGCTACGAATGGGAGGAGATCTCCTCCGTCGTCAGCTCGCCGGACGCGATCCCGGTGCTCTCGGCGCGCGGCGACGGGGCGCCCGAGACCACGCTGGACAGCGACGCCTGGTCGATGCTGTGCAAGATCGACGGCGTCCGTAGCGTTGCTGAGCTGGCGAACGACTGCGGATACACCCTCTTCGAAGCCGGCCAGGTCCTCGTCACCCTGGTCGACGCCGGGCTCGTCGACATCAGCGACGACGTCGACGACGACTCCGCCGACGTCTACGGCGCCAGCGCCCTCGCCGAGGCGCTGAGCGGCCGACGCAACGCATCCGCCCCCGCCGACGCGACGCCGGGCGGCGGCGACGACGCGCTCACCCGACTCGCCCGGCTTGCCAGCGACGTGACCAGCCACGGCGCCACGGCTCCTGCCACCAACCCCCTCCAGCTCGACGTCATGGCCGCCCAGCTCAACGGCGGCCCGAGCCTCACGGTGCCGCTGCGGCGCAACGCCGAGAGCTTCGCCGCGTCGATGGGCCGCGTGTCCGGGGCGCTCGCGGATGCGCTCGGCCCGCCGCCTGAAGACACCGAGGGCATGACCTCGCTGATCGAGATCCGGCGTCGTCCGCGGCCCGCCCGCACGGCAGCGCCGCTCGACGGCGAGCAAGAGCTGGAACGACGGCGCCGGCTCCGCGCCGCTGCCGCGGCTGAGCTCGCCTCAGCGCAGGCTGACGCCGAGTCGCTGCGCCCCGACCACGACGTGAACGCACGCTCCGACTCCGTCGACGACCCGCCGAAGCTCGTCGACCTCGAAGCCGAGCGCGCGCGGGTTGCCGCTCGCGAGGCCGAGGAAGCGGCGCGTCACGCCTCCGAGGAGGCGGCTCGGCGTGCCGCGGAGGAGTTCGCCCGAGCGGCGGCCGAGCAGGCTGCGCGCCACGCCGCCGAGCTTGCCGAAACCCAGAGCACAGATCAGGCGGCGCAAGCGGCCGCCGAGCAGGCGGCCGCGCTCGCTGCCCAGAAAGCCGCCGCCGAGAAGGCCGCGGCGGAGAAGGCAGCCGCAGAAAGGGTCGCTGCCGAGCAGGCCGCGGCAGAGAAGGCCGCTGCCGAGCAGGCCGCGGCAGAGCAAGCCCGGCGCGACGCCGAGGCGCGGGCGGCCGAGGAAGCCGCGCGACTTGCCGAGCAGC
It encodes:
- a CDS encoding DUF4388 domain-containing protein → MLKGDLATTALAPVLLDLAASGATGSVILNRPDGAEAQLFLRGGLVCGFNAPDQRTDLGAKLVSSGVLAPEALSDALEAQRTDLSAWNLGELLVHLGYIDEDVIQEFVTEQLHEALWDFLQWSEGRWKFRKNAKIREDIRPPHAVVELLETLRERGYEWEEISSVVSSPDAIPVLSARGDGAPETTLDSDAWSMLCKIDGVRSVAELANDCGYTLFEAGQVLVTLVDAGLVDISDDVDDDSADVYGASALAEALSGRRNASAPADATPGGGDDALTRLARLASDVTSHGATAPATNPLQLDVMAAQLNGGPSLTVPLRRNAESFAASMGRVSGALADALGPPPEDTEGMTSLIEIRRRPRPARTAAPLDGEQELERRRRLRAAAAAELASAQADAESLRPDHDVNARSDSVDDPPKLVDLEAERARVAAREAEEAARHASEEAARRAAEEFARAAAEQAARHAAELAETQSTDQAAQAAAEQAAALAAQKAAAEKAAAEKAAAERVAAEQAAAEKAAAEQAAAEQARRDAEARAAEEAARLAEQQAAEEAARKLAEQQAAEEAARLAEQQAAEEAARKLAEQQAAAAAEQAQREAAEQAAAQAAQAAAEQAAAEQAAAEQAAKEAAERAAAESREAAARAEAEAALVAAQAQAAAAEEAQRLAAQAQRLADEQAALAAEAAAKHAAIDEQDFAAAAIQADQAAQASAMLAELHHSASDTAVEPMVAVVPDPTPASEPEPEPAPVPGGGDTDTAALLRELSSLGVEDDNRPPAAPVAPRAPRPSQADAKKAKKKIGLFGL
- a CDS encoding aerial mycelium formation protein — its product is MTYPAAGRRLDRVLAPEYLLGLAKRPVEEIRAMRAETEQEETDLSYLRRLLQGRLDILRAEQARRRGEGAAGSLIDALPEILADDRTAPRGSGRHATAEPSALDSHRRYVEALVSDSELSDPSRHDDDTLARLVDVLDREERDVSRKRRSVQAVMDACSAELGRRYREGAANVEDLLPDV